In Oscillatoria acuminata PCC 6304, a single window of DNA contains:
- a CDS encoding alpha/beta fold hydrolase: MLLTTSILARNNVNLLGQGSETMIFAHGFGTDQTAWRNQVKVFEPNYRIVLFDLVGCGNSDLSAYSPRRYSSLYSYAEDLLDLCHELKLQNCIFVGHSVSGMVGVLAALSEPKRFKQLILLNPSPRYLNDGGYVGGFEQSDLDGVYGAMSSNYHAWASGFAELMMGNPDQPELAINFAQNLLAMRPDIAVSIAKTIFQSDHRGDLSRLQVPTVILQSTHDPAVPAAVGEYLAEKIANSRLIPIKSEGHFPHLSTPETVSTAIASCLSN; this comes from the coding sequence ATGTTGCTTACGACTAGCATCCTTGCTCGAAATAACGTTAATCTGCTGGGTCAGGGCAGTGAAACGATGATTTTCGCCCACGGATTTGGAACGGATCAAACCGCGTGGCGCAATCAGGTCAAGGTATTTGAGCCCAATTATCGAATTGTCTTATTTGATTTAGTCGGCTGTGGGAACTCGGATTTATCTGCCTATAGTCCGCGCCGCTACAGCAGTTTGTACAGCTATGCTGAAGACCTACTGGATCTGTGCCACGAACTCAAACTCCAAAACTGTATTTTTGTGGGTCATTCCGTCAGTGGGATGGTGGGGGTTCTAGCGGCATTATCAGAACCGAAACGCTTTAAACAACTGATTCTATTAAATCCATCTCCACGCTATCTGAACGATGGGGGATATGTGGGGGGATTTGAGCAATCGGATCTCGATGGCGTGTATGGGGCGATGTCTTCAAATTATCATGCTTGGGCCAGTGGGTTTGCGGAATTGATGATGGGGAACCCGGACCAACCGGAACTGGCAATAAATTTTGCCCAAAACCTCTTAGCGATGCGTCCAGATATTGCAGTAAGCATTGCCAAAACAATCTTTCAGTCGGACCACCGGGGGGACTTATCGCGCTTGCAAGTTCCCACGGTGATTCTCCAGTCCACCCATGATCCGGCAGTACCGGCAGCAGTCGGGGAGTACCTGGCTGAAAAAATCGCGAATAGTAGACTGATTCCCATCAAGTCAGAGGGACACTTCCCCCACTTAAGTACACCAGAGACCGTATCGACGGCGATCGCATCATGTTTGTCCAATTGA
- a CDS encoding recombinase family protein, translated as MKIIAYLYSDPLLESPSDPAIWGWEVDRVYRDLGDRTHLQQLLNDCQQETADYLLIRRIEELGDSVREVCDRMAELEERQIQIVATENATATLDTPLTRSELLKLLSEIESVQRSRQIRKGHAKNRLQSIPPPGKAPFGYRRGKDRYALDRAAAAMVKDFFEQFLLYGSLRGAVRYLERKHSKKISVTTGRRWLTNPTYRGDLAYKNGLVLSNTHVAIISREEAAQVDRLLRRNRRMPPRTASASRSLAGLVVCGECHCSMTVSQAKAHQGKREYLYLRPTNCVRQPKCRAIPYEAILQQAIAQVCQELPRAVAGLEMGQIGGVKQQIQEAIGTKQQILTQLPQLRQDGILDPETADLRRYKLSTEISELQSQLAQLPPVNLRETAQAVSLPQFWLDLSETERRFYFREFIRQIEIYRQGKAWQLKIIFIF; from the coding sequence ATGAAAATTATTGCCTATTTATATAGTGACCCGCTGTTAGAATCGCCCAGTGATCCAGCGATTTGGGGGTGGGAAGTCGATCGCGTGTATCGAGATTTAGGCGATCGCACCCATCTCCAACAACTCCTCAACGATTGCCAACAGGAAACCGCCGATTATTTATTAATTCGGCGCATCGAAGAATTAGGGGACTCAGTTCGAGAAGTTTGCGATCGCATGGCAGAATTGGAAGAACGGCAAATCCAAATTGTCGCCACGGAAAATGCCACCGCCACCCTAGATACCCCCCTCACCCGTAGCGAACTGTTGAAACTGCTTTCAGAAATTGAAAGCGTCCAACGGTCCCGCCAAATTCGCAAAGGACACGCTAAAAATCGCCTCCAATCGATTCCCCCACCGGGAAAAGCACCCTTTGGGTATCGACGCGGCAAGGACCGCTATGCCCTCGATCGCGCTGCTGCGGCTATGGTTAAAGACTTTTTTGAACAATTTCTCCTCTACGGGTCCTTGCGCGGTGCTGTGCGCTATTTAGAACGAAAACACAGCAAAAAAATTTCTGTAACAACCGGCAGGCGATGGTTAACGAATCCCACCTATCGAGGGGATTTAGCCTATAAAAATGGGCTAGTGCTATCTAATACTCATGTAGCAATTATCTCCCGAGAGGAAGCCGCACAAGTCGATCGCCTCCTGCGCCGGAATCGACGAATGCCGCCTCGAACTGCCAGTGCATCCCGTTCTTTAGCGGGTTTAGTCGTCTGTGGGGAATGCCATTGCTCAATGACTGTTTCCCAAGCGAAGGCACATCAGGGGAAGCGGGAGTATTTATATTTGCGTCCGACAAACTGTGTGCGACAACCGAAATGTAGGGCAATTCCTTATGAAGCGATTTTACAGCAGGCGATCGCTCAAGTCTGTCAGGAGTTGCCTCGCGCCGTTGCGGGATTAGAAATGGGTCAAATTGGCGGCGTTAAACAGCAGATTCAAGAGGCGATCGGCACCAAGCAACAGATTCTCACCCAACTGCCGCAACTGCGCCAAGATGGTATCTTAGATCCAGAAACTGCCGATTTGCGCCGATACAAACTCAGCACAGAAATTTCCGAACTCCAAAGTCAACTCGCGCAACTCCCTCCCGTAAACTTGCGCGAAACCGCGCAAGCTGTTTCTCTCCCTCAGTTTTGGCTTGATTTATCCGAAACCGAACGGCGATTCTACTTTCGAGAATTCATTCGCCAAATCGAAATCTACCGCCAAGGCAAAGCATGGCAGTTGAAAATTATCTTTATTTTCTAG
- a CDS encoding sensor histidine kinase codes for MTDRIEELEDRNRELEQKVAQLTQQLTDKDQQLQDSLQELYRLQQHLLQMEKMSMLGQMVSGISHEINNPINFIYGNLPYVEEHVDDLFKVLEAYQEGYPDNAEAVEEILEEVELDYVLEDLPRIMGSLKVGAERIRDLVLTLRNFYRLDEPDMKVADIQEGLESTLVLLNNRYKQNIEVVCEFGKLPKIECYINQLNQVFMNLINNAIDALEEPDNTTNSGGEKLERKPGKRKIIITTEALENNRVAITISDNGPGIAPDIETRVFEPFFTTKAMGVGTGLGLSISRKIIEENHHGKIICTSQPNEGSTFRIELPVSQPKEAEEGAESDKPAVQV; via the coding sequence ATGACCGATCGCATTGAAGAACTGGAAGACCGAAATCGTGAATTGGAGCAAAAAGTCGCTCAACTGACTCAACAATTAACGGACAAAGATCAACAGCTCCAAGATAGTCTACAAGAACTGTATCGACTGCAACAACATTTGCTACAAATGGAAAAAATGTCGATGCTAGGCCAAATGGTATCGGGAATTTCCCATGAAATTAATAATCCAATTAACTTTATTTATGGCAACTTACCCTATGTTGAGGAGCACGTAGACGATTTATTTAAGGTTTTGGAAGCGTATCAAGAAGGATACCCGGACAATGCCGAAGCGGTGGAGGAAATCTTAGAAGAAGTGGAACTTGATTACGTTTTGGAAGATTTGCCTCGGATTATGGGTTCTCTTAAGGTGGGTGCAGAACGGATTCGGGATTTGGTCCTAACCCTACGGAATTTCTATCGCCTGGATGAACCCGATATGAAAGTTGCTGATATCCAAGAAGGATTGGAAAGTACCTTAGTCCTGCTGAATAATCGCTATAAACAAAACATTGAGGTGGTTTGCGAATTTGGAAAACTTCCCAAAATAGAATGTTATATTAATCAGCTTAATCAAGTTTTCATGAATTTGATTAATAATGCGATCGATGCCCTGGAAGAACCCGATAATACCACAAATTCCGGAGGGGAAAAGCTAGAAAGAAAACCCGGGAAACGAAAAATTATTATTACCACGGAAGCCTTAGAAAATAATCGAGTTGCCATTACCATTTCCGATAATGGTCCAGGAATTGCGCCAGATATCGAAACTCGGGTTTTTGAGCCATTTTTTACCACCAAAGCAATGGGAGTCGGAACGGGATTGGGTTTATCGATTTCTAGGAAAATTATTGAAGAAAACCATCACGGCAAAATTATCTGTACTTCCCAACCCAATGAAGGCAGCACCTTTCGGATAGAACTGCCGGTGTCTCAACCCAAGGAAGCTGAAGAGGGGGCGGAGTCAGACAAACCGGCAGTTCAGGTTTAG
- a CDS encoding serine/threonine-protein kinase: MKPLFCSKGHDNFPGSRFCQCCGEPLKVLGAEGISIGAISAGTIVGDRYRLVRELGHGGFGRTYLAEDINRFNEQCVLKEFAPKVQGTYAQQKAEELFAREAGVLYQLQHPQIPKFRELCRSPVEGRSRLFLVQDYVEGQNYRTLLSQRRQQGQKFTVAEVTQLLQQLLPVLDYIHSRRVIHRDISPDNLIFRNLDQLPVLIDFGGVKQVAAQVESQIMNPPVTSPPMPVATRLGKVGYAPEEQMMLGQVYPHSDLYALGVTVLVLLTGEEPQPFFDPQELNWGKDGLGEIPPGLQQVLKKMLARRVGDRFQSATEVLQAIAQVQSTGTLGPQSQPPAPPTRPNTVPPGTVFPTELPPENISPPKNVNSGSLSPFPASVGEITGTAAVTGIPQSRLGRLPWWGTLLLVMMLVVGAGSAGWWGGRQWVKYNPMQPTGSGEKPDLFEDVDPDLAEFSARYSPEEFKRKEALRDRREELGISHQFYVNLVNEAFYERYPTQQGIVLSYDPEDEIWRSRWDELADELLDYLATLSDQARRGLGTYDHQQRDRVSMAVNRLQLSSRALYDLADAQFFHQFPEQEGVDFINQPVGQIWHAIVADQLTALQQGKTLETIQFSPGQYRQQVKETLAPGEGKAYTAYLSKGQILRLSLQTNQNLRISLYPPNSTTDPLLEDSSQRSWSGILPESGYYEIIVVSNARESASYQLNLAADRVTSE; the protein is encoded by the coding sequence ATGAAGCCCCTCTTTTGCAGTAAAGGACATGATAATTTCCCTGGAAGTCGCTTTTGCCAGTGTTGTGGCGAACCGTTAAAGGTGCTAGGCGCGGAGGGAATCTCAATAGGAGCCATTTCTGCGGGAACCATTGTGGGCGATCGCTACCGACTGGTGCGAGAACTCGGTCACGGGGGCTTCGGACGCACTTATTTGGCTGAAGATATCAATCGTTTTAACGAACAGTGCGTGCTCAAAGAATTTGCCCCCAAGGTTCAAGGCACTTATGCCCAGCAAAAGGCGGAGGAACTGTTCGCCCGGGAAGCCGGTGTTCTCTACCAACTCCAACACCCGCAGATTCCAAAATTCCGGGAACTGTGCCGATCGCCCGTGGAGGGTCGCAGTCGGTTGTTTTTGGTGCAAGATTATGTAGAGGGGCAAAACTACCGGACATTGCTCTCCCAACGCCGTCAGCAAGGTCAGAAATTTACCGTTGCCGAGGTGACACAGTTACTGCAACAACTGTTACCTGTGTTGGATTACATCCACTCGCGCCGGGTGATTCATCGGGATATCTCCCCTGATAATCTGATTTTCAGGAATTTAGATCAGTTGCCGGTTTTGATTGATTTTGGTGGGGTCAAGCAAGTGGCGGCCCAGGTGGAGTCTCAGATAATGAACCCGCCCGTTACCAGTCCTCCCATGCCTGTTGCCACCCGCCTGGGTAAGGTGGGATATGCACCGGAAGAACAGATGATGCTGGGACAGGTGTATCCCCACAGTGATTTATATGCCCTTGGGGTGACAGTATTAGTGTTGTTGACGGGGGAAGAACCCCAGCCATTTTTTGATCCCCAGGAGTTGAATTGGGGAAAGGATGGACTTGGGGAGATACCACCGGGTTTGCAACAGGTCCTGAAAAAGATGCTGGCGCGTCGGGTAGGCGATCGCTTCCAAAGCGCAACGGAGGTTTTACAGGCGATCGCCCAGGTTCAATCCACTGGCACTCTAGGGCCTCAATCTCAACCCCCGGCCCCCCCAACCCGGCCCAATACTGTCCCACCCGGGACGGTGTTTCCCACGGAACTCCCCCCGGAGAACATTTCCCCCCCTAAAAATGTCAATTCGGGGTCATTATCCCCCTTCCCGGCATCGGTGGGAGAAATTACGGGGACTGCTGCCGTTACGGGAATTCCGCAGTCTCGACTCGGGCGACTTCCTTGGTGGGGTACGCTGTTATTGGTGATGATGTTAGTCGTTGGTGCCGGGAGTGCGGGTTGGTGGGGAGGCAGACAGTGGGTGAAATATAATCCCATGCAACCGACTGGTTCTGGCGAAAAACCGGATTTATTTGAAGATGTTGATCCGGATTTAGCGGAATTTTCGGCCCGGTATTCACCGGAGGAATTTAAGCGCAAAGAAGCCCTGCGCGATCGCCGAGAGGAGTTGGGGATTTCCCATCAATTTTATGTAAATCTTGTTAACGAAGCCTTTTACGAACGATATCCCACTCAACAGGGGATTGTTCTGAGTTATGACCCGGAAGATGAAATCTGGCGATCGCGCTGGGATGAGTTGGCCGATGAACTGTTGGATTATTTGGCAACTTTAAGTGACCAAGCGCGCCGGGGTTTGGGAACTTATGATCACCAACAACGCGATCGGGTGTCAATGGCGGTGAATCGATTACAACTGAGTAGTCGCGCACTTTATGATTTAGCCGATGCTCAATTTTTTCATCAATTTCCTGAACAGGAAGGGGTTGATTTTATTAATCAACCCGTCGGCCAAATTTGGCACGCGATCGTTGCCGATCAACTCACCGCCTTACAACAAGGGAAAACCCTTGAAACCATTCAATTTTCCCCAGGTCAATATCGACAGCAGGTTAAAGAGACCCTCGCCCCCGGTGAGGGAAAAGCCTATACTGCCTATCTCTCCAAAGGTCAAATTCTCCGCTTATCTTTACAGACCAATCAGAACCTTCGCATTTCTCTCTATCCTCCAAACAGTACCACCGATCCACTCCTGGAAGATTCTTCCCAACGCTCTTGGAGTGGCATTTTACCTGAATCTGGCTATTATGAAATTATTGTAGTATCCAATGCCCGAGAGTCTGCATCCTATCAACTCAATCTCGCCGCTGATCGCGTTACTTCAGAGTGA
- a CDS encoding VOC family protein: MEITPYLHTAILVSDLHRSEQFYSSVLGLEKVDRPFSYAGIWYQIGPVQLHLIVDETLNLVPANREKLGRNPHFALGISNLEAAKAHLLAHNCLIQMSASGRAALFTQDPDGNVIELTQV; the protein is encoded by the coding sequence ATGGAAATTACCCCTTATCTGCATACCGCCATCTTAGTTTCAGACTTACATCGGTCCGAACAGTTTTATAGTTCCGTCCTCGGACTGGAAAAAGTCGATCGCCCTTTTAGCTATGCCGGAATCTGGTATCAAATTGGGCCGGTTCAACTGCATTTAATTGTCGATGAAACCCTCAATTTGGTCCCAGCCAACCGCGAAAAACTGGGTCGCAATCCCCATTTTGCCTTGGGAATCAGCAACTTAGAAGCCGCCAAAGCTCATTTACTTGCCCATAACTGTTTGATTCAAATGAGTGCCTCCGGACGGGCTGCCTTATTTACTCAAGACCCCGATGGCAATGTGATTGAGTTGACTCAGGTTTAA
- a CDS encoding putative bifunctional diguanylate cyclase/phosphodiesterase, with product MFVQLTRFTQFPQSPPFSQFSQPEQLRPDRLPRFTPRVFESILVLLLVGWLLRWTPVWPVALTLLMVGIFRPVLIVPVSIMGITLLSLLDLQPVEGIFAYRDGVALAGVAFLGVGLGKFLRQVEWQFALQSMQLQLADDQAAGTPETVLNHTLSLLMSLVDADAAIALRQVDKVTAEAVVCLPQTVLADKFTSPQLFAEAVALNRCLYYQDYPHHPGAIRSLIAAGTKSLAILPLQPREGTEGLCGGILIIWSRNVTLTANLKRCLESLRGELRMLLQFQDTTWRLEQTTIRLGAILETIPQGVIFVDDQGEQSWLNPSAAQHLDLQHGEVKPLEIALAMAKLRANAENQEALCAQAAKLFQDPAMEIRNWQWVFTKPERKVLSISITATRIRNVPGRLWVIDDITDRYWLQQALLDRSQELSLANEGLHEAAIQQSLLYRQLRIANAELEKLATTDGLTQIPNRRIFDAVLAQEWKRLMRSQSPLSVILIDVDFFKRYNDTYGHQAGDECLKKIARAVASVVKRQGDLVARYGGEEFVVVLPATDGPGAVRVAEQIRVAVAEANLEHRTSTVREIVSLSQGIATLIPRLDTSPDELIAAADEALYYAKSRGRDRYVVFDRKMQDRSLAIMQVEKDLRLAIEREEFCLHYQPIVSLINGEIVGFEALVRWNHPQRGLVSPAEFIPIAEQTGLIISMSWWIFHAACCQLREWQLRFPDYRNLTMSINLSGKQLEQLGMVERLDRILRDVGVEASSIKLEIMETSLKESPALVTILNQLKVMGFQLAIDDFGTGYSSLSRLYQLPIDTLKIDRSFINQMSRNPKGLAIVEAIVILAQHTNITTISEGIETIAQLEQLQNLNCEFGQGYLFSKPLDSNAAYTLLAQNVTPRSLNCISVSSCQSPTGG from the coding sequence ATGTTTGTCCAATTGACTCGGTTTACTCAGTTTCCTCAGTCTCCTCCGTTTTCTCAGTTTTCTCAACCTGAACAACTGCGTCCAGACCGTTTACCCCGCTTTACACCCAGGGTTTTCGAGTCGATTCTGGTCCTGTTGCTGGTGGGATGGCTACTCCGATGGACTCCGGTCTGGCCCGTCGCCTTGACCCTCTTGATGGTGGGGATTTTCCGCCCGGTGTTGATTGTTCCCGTCTCAATCATGGGAATCACTTTACTGTCCCTGTTAGACCTCCAACCCGTTGAGGGGATATTTGCTTATCGCGATGGTGTAGCCTTGGCGGGGGTGGCCTTTCTGGGGGTAGGACTGGGAAAATTTTTGCGTCAGGTGGAGTGGCAATTTGCGTTGCAATCGATGCAACTCCAATTGGCGGATGATCAGGCAGCAGGGACTCCGGAAACGGTTCTGAATCATACCTTGAGCTTGCTGATGAGCTTGGTGGATGCCGATGCGGCGATCGCCTTGCGACAAGTGGATAAAGTCACCGCTGAGGCAGTCGTCTGTCTGCCGCAGACGGTGTTAGCCGACAAATTCACCTCTCCCCAACTGTTTGCCGAGGCAGTCGCCTTGAATCGCTGCTTGTACTATCAGGACTATCCCCACCACCCAGGGGCAATTCGCAGCTTAATCGCCGCAGGTACAAAGTCTTTGGCCATTTTGCCCTTGCAGCCCAGGGAGGGGACGGAGGGCCTTTGCGGGGGCATTTTAATCATTTGGTCTCGCAACGTTACCCTGACTGCGAATCTGAAACGCTGTCTGGAATCCCTGCGTGGGGAACTGCGAATGTTACTCCAGTTTCAAGACACCACCTGGCGATTGGAACAGACGACGATCCGCCTCGGGGCGATTCTGGAAACGATTCCCCAAGGGGTGATTTTTGTAGATGATCAGGGGGAACAAAGTTGGCTGAATCCGAGTGCAGCGCAACACCTGGATTTGCAGCATGGAGAGGTTAAACCCTTAGAAATAGCCCTAGCAATGGCGAAGCTGCGAGCAAATGCGGAGAATCAGGAAGCCCTCTGCGCGCAAGCGGCCAAACTGTTCCAAGACCCGGCGATGGAGATTCGGAATTGGCAGTGGGTCTTTACAAAACCGGAACGTAAAGTATTGAGCATATCCATTACCGCGACTCGGATTCGCAATGTCCCGGGTCGGTTGTGGGTGATTGATGATATCACCGATCGCTACTGGTTACAGCAGGCATTATTAGACCGTTCTCAGGAGTTATCTCTAGCTAATGAAGGTCTTCACGAAGCGGCGATCCAACAATCTTTGTTGTATCGACAACTGAGGATTGCCAATGCGGAACTGGAAAAGTTAGCGACCACAGATGGATTAACTCAGATTCCTAATCGTCGCATTTTTGATGCGGTGTTGGCACAGGAATGGAAGCGATTAATGCGATCGCAATCTCCCCTATCTGTAATTTTGATTGATGTAGACTTTTTCAAACGTTATAACGATACTTACGGACATCAAGCCGGGGATGAATGCCTCAAGAAAATTGCCCGGGCAGTCGCTTCAGTGGTGAAACGTCAAGGGGATTTAGTCGCCCGCTATGGCGGAGAAGAATTTGTGGTCGTCTTACCGGCAACGGATGGACCGGGGGCAGTCCGAGTGGCGGAACAAATTCGAGTAGCGGTGGCAGAAGCCAATCTGGAACATCGGACCTCTACGGTACGAGAAATCGTCAGTCTGAGTCAAGGTATTGCGACTCTAATCCCGCGACTGGATACCAGCCCGGATGAACTGATTGCTGCGGCGGATGAAGCGTTGTATTATGCCAAGAGTCGAGGCCGCGATCGCTATGTGGTGTTTGATCGCAAAATGCAAGACCGATCGCTGGCGATCATGCAAGTGGAAAAGGATTTACGCCTTGCCATTGAACGAGAAGAATTTTGCTTGCACTACCAGCCGATCGTCTCCCTGATTAATGGAGAAATTGTCGGATTTGAGGCATTAGTCCGCTGGAATCATCCCCAACGCGGGTTAGTTTCTCCCGCTGAATTTATTCCGATTGCTGAACAAACGGGGCTAATTATCTCAATGAGTTGGTGGATTTTTCATGCGGCTTGCTGCCAGTTGCGGGAGTGGCAATTGCGATTCCCTGATTATCGCAACTTGACAATGAGTATTAATCTCTCCGGGAAGCAGCTAGAACAATTAGGAATGGTCGAGCGTTTGGACCGAATTTTGCGGGATGTTGGCGTGGAGGCTTCCTCGATTAAGCTGGAAATTATGGAAACTTCCTTAAAGGAATCCCCGGCTTTAGTGACAATTCTCAACCAGCTTAAGGTCATGGGATTTCAGTTGGCGATCGATGATTTTGGCACGGGATATTCTTCCCTGAGTCGTCTGTATCAGTTGCCTATCGATACCTTGAAAATTGACCGCTCTTTTATCAATCAAATGAGCCGCAATCCCAAGGGATTAGCCATTGTAGAAGCCATTGTGATTTTAGCGCAGCATACCAACATTACCACCATTTCTGAAGGCATCGAAACCATCGCCCAATTGGAACAGTTACAAAACCTGAACTGCGAATTTGGACAGGGGTATTTGTTTTCCAAACCCCTAGACTCCAACGCCGCATATACGCTGCTGGCGCAAAATGTCACCCCCCGGAGTTTGAATTGCATATCAGTCTCTTCTTGTCAATCCCCTACCGGGGGATAA
- a CDS encoding ArnT family glycosyltransferase: MRNRHWGEQLWVLLLLIAAILIYQMDLGILPLRDWDEGIVAGVARDIYEGSLDWLYPTSAGEPYFNKPPLLHLLIAWAYFFGGVNEWTTRLPGAMLSALSVPLLYGIAREVFRLRSPAIFSALVYLTLLPVVRHGRLAMLDGGVQCFFLLMLWCLLRSRRNLRWGLGVGIGLGLICMTKGMMGVLLGTIAFAFTLWDTPRLLRSWYLWIGIALGMTPVTLWYLAQWQHYGDAFLSAHFGIQSLQRVWQPVENNAGPPWYYLLEVLKYSWPWFLFLPQGLQLAWENRTLSWAKLVGVWTSIYFVAITVMGTKLPWYVLPLYPAVALACGAKLAQVWTDRKTTEPFTRDPLYPVAWIGILGTIALVLWGGSFYFGVMAPNYGTYLPVLLISVALTLSLSALLIYHQDRQFVLILFWGMFVSLCLFVTSPHWIWELNEAYPVKPVAEAIAQQTPTGQRIYTSFPYNRPSLNFYSDRQVIPATPDQLQQYWQEQEQPYFLVDRPTLEALNLGPSQIQNANEGWLLVTRESP; this comes from the coding sequence ATGCGGAACCGACATTGGGGCGAACAGCTCTGGGTCCTCCTGCTGCTGATCGCTGCTATTCTCATCTATCAGATGGATCTCGGTATTCTCCCGTTACGAGACTGGGATGAAGGGATTGTTGCCGGGGTTGCGCGGGATATTTATGAAGGGTCGTTAGATTGGCTCTATCCGACGAGTGCGGGAGAGCCCTATTTTAATAAACCGCCTCTGCTTCATTTGCTGATTGCCTGGGCTTATTTTTTTGGCGGGGTGAATGAATGGACGACGCGGTTACCCGGGGCGATGCTCTCGGCGTTATCGGTGCCGCTGCTTTATGGCATTGCGCGGGAAGTGTTTCGACTGCGATCGCCTGCAATTTTTTCCGCCCTCGTCTATCTCACCCTCTTGCCAGTGGTCCGCCACGGACGTCTCGCTATGCTGGATGGGGGGGTGCAATGCTTTTTCTTATTAATGCTCTGGTGTCTGTTGCGATCGCGCCGGAATTTGCGCTGGGGTCTGGGGGTCGGCATCGGGTTGGGTCTGATTTGCATGACAAAAGGCATGATGGGGGTCTTACTCGGAACCATCGCCTTTGCCTTTACCCTCTGGGATACCCCTCGCTTACTCCGTTCTTGGTACCTGTGGATTGGTATCGCCCTGGGAATGACCCCGGTGACTCTCTGGTATCTGGCCCAATGGCAGCATTATGGGGATGCCTTTCTCTCGGCCCATTTTGGCATCCAGTCTTTACAACGGGTTTGGCAACCTGTGGAGAATAATGCAGGGCCGCCCTGGTACTATCTCTTAGAAGTGTTGAAATATTCCTGGCCTTGGTTCTTGTTTTTACCCCAAGGGTTACAGTTAGCTTGGGAAAATCGCACCCTGAGTTGGGCCAAATTAGTCGGGGTTTGGACCAGTATCTATTTTGTGGCGATCACGGTGATGGGGACTAAATTGCCTTGGTATGTCTTACCCCTATATCCCGCAGTTGCTCTCGCCTGTGGTGCAAAACTAGCTCAAGTCTGGACCGATCGCAAAACCACAGAACCCTTCACCCGTGACCCCCTGTATCCAGTAGCTTGGATTGGGATTCTCGGCACGATCGCCCTGGTATTGTGGGGAGGGAGCTTTTATTTCGGTGTAATGGCACCCAACTATGGGACCTATTTGCCGGTGCTGTTAATTTCTGTGGCGTTAACTCTGAGTCTCTCAGCATTACTGATTTATCACCAAGACCGACAATTTGTGCTGATTTTGTTTTGGGGAATGTTTGTGTCCTTGTGTTTATTCGTGACTTCTCCCCATTGGATTTGGGAACTGAATGAAGCCTATCCGGTGAAACCTGTAGCTGAGGCGATCGCCCAACAGACTCCCACTGGGCAAAGAATTTACACCTCGTTCCCCTATAATCGACCTTCGTTAAATTTTTATAGCGATCGCCAAGTTATTCCTGCTACCCCAGACCAACTCCAACAGTATTGGCAGGAACAGGAGCAACCTTATTTCCTGGTGGATCGCCCGACCCTAGAGGCACTTAACCTCGGTCCGAGTCAAATTCAGAATGCCAATGAAGGTTGGCTGTTGGTCACCCGCGAGTCACCGTAA
- a CDS encoding DUF6737 family protein — protein MSQEPTLNPWHYKPWWCQPWSILLTGITLIVGSWLVFHKLWVTAIVAVPLVAWMGFFLLVWPRLMIESGILERYEAQFRAGGTGEKEG, from the coding sequence ATGTCACAAGAACCGACTTTGAATCCTTGGCATTATAAACCCTGGTGGTGTCAGCCTTGGTCAATTTTGTTGACGGGGATTACGTTGATTGTGGGCAGTTGGCTGGTGTTTCACAAACTCTGGGTAACGGCGATCGTTGCGGTCCCTTTGGTGGCGTGGATGGGGTTTTTCTTATTAGTTTGGCCGAGATTGATGATTGAAAGTGGGATTTTGGAGCGTTACGAAGCCCAGTTTAGAGCAGGGGGAACGGGTGAGAAGGAGGGATAA